Proteins encoded in a region of the Armatimonadota bacterium genome:
- the zntR gene encoding heavy metal-responsive transcriptional regulator, producing the protein MHALTIGKLAKRAGVGVETIRFYERLGLLESSERRDSGYRLYSEEGLRRLRFIRRAKELGFTLKEIKELLDLRTSALSEEQCEEVRTLAERKIADIRERIVTLQRMEAVLLRLVDSCCRREPTQECPILEAIQETPEQREENSYATS; encoded by the coding sequence ATGCATGCTCTAACTATCGGAAAACTTGCAAAGCGCGCTGGGGTGGGTGTGGAGACCATCCGCTTCTATGAGCGCCTGGGGTTGCTTGAGAGCTCCGAGCGCAGAGACTCAGGTTATAGGCTGTATTCAGAAGAGGGCCTTCGGAGGCTTCGGTTCATCCGACGAGCCAAAGAGCTTGGCTTCACACTCAAGGAAATCAAGGAGCTCCTGGATTTGCGGACTAGCGCGTTGTCGGAGGAACAATGCGAAGAGGTGCGGACGTTGGCTGAGCGCAAGATCGCAGACATTCGCGAAAGGATAGTCACGCTTCAGCGGATGGAAGCCGTGCTGCTCAGACTGGTGGATAGTTGTTGCAGGCGTGAACCCACCCAAGAGTGTCCGATCCTTGAGGCAATTCAGGAGACGCCGGAACAAAGGGAGGAAAATAGCTATGCAACGTCGTGA